The genomic stretch CTGCTTACAGCTTCTCGATCACGTAGTCGACGCACTTCGTCAGCGCCTCGACGTCCGCCGGGTCGATCGCCGGGAACATCGCGATGCGCAGCTGGTTGCGGCCGAGCTTGCGGTAGGGCTCGGTGTCGACGATGCCGTTGGCGCGCAGCGCCTTGGCGACGGCGGCGGCGTCGATCTCGTCCGAGAAGTCGATCGTGCCGATGACCTGCGAACGCTTGGCCGCGTCGGTGACGAACGGCGTCGCGTACTTGCTCTCCTCCGCCCAGCCGTACAGCCGGGTCGAGGAGTCCTTCGTCCGGGCCGTGGACCAGGCGAGCCCGCCCTGGCCGTTGATCCACTCCAGCTGCTGGTTGAGCAGGAAGAGGGTGGCGAGGGCCGGGGTGTTGTACGTCTGGTTCTTGCGGGAGTTGTCGATCGCCGTGGGCAGCGAGAAGAACTCCGGGACGTGACGGCCGGAGGCGTGCACCCGCTCGGCGCGCTCGATGGCGGCCGGGGAGAAGACGCCGATCCACAGGCCGCCGTCGGAGGCGAAGGACTTCTGCGGGGCGAAGTAGTAGACGTCCGTCTCGGCGATGTCCACGGGCAGACCGCCGGCGCCGGAGGTGGCGTCGACCAGGACCAGGGAGCCCTCGTCGGCACCGGCCACGCGCTTGATCGGCATGGCGACACCGGTGGAGGTCTCGTTGTGCGTGAACGCGTACACGTCCACGCCCGCCTCGGCCTGGGGCTCCGGGTGGGTGCCCGGGTCGCTGGCGATGACGGTCGGCTCGGCCAGCCACGGCGCGAGCTTGGACGCCTTGGCGAACTTCGAGCTGAACTCGCCGAAGTTCAGGTGCTGCGACTTGTTCTCGATCAGGCCGTGCGTCGCGACGTCCCAGAACGCGGTGGAGCCGCCGTTGCCGAGGACGACCTCGTACCCCTCGGGCAGGGAGAACAGCTCGGAGATGCCCTCGCGCACCTGACCGACCAGGTTCTTCACCGGAGCCTGGCGGTGGGAGGTACCGAGGAGGGACGTACCGGTCGCGGCCAGCGCGTCCAGCGCTTCCGTCCGCACCTTGGAGGGGCCCGCGCCGAAACGACCGTCGGCGGGCTTGATGTCAGCGGGAATCTGGATCTCAGCCACGGAGGTGAGATTAGCCGCTGGGGGAAACCTGGGCGAAATGTAGTCCGTCGGCTGAGACGCGGGTTTGGTTTGCTGGACGCATGACGAACCCGGGGACGGATCTAGAGGCTGATCTGCGCAAATCTGTTCGAGGTGACGTCGGTTTCGGCGCCACCGCGCGGGCGCTCGTCACCATGGACGCCTCCAACTACCGCCGTGTCCCCCTGGGTGTCGTCGCCCCGTGTGATGCCGACGACGTGGCCGCGGTGCTCCAGGTCTGCCGTACCCATGGCGTGCCGGTGGTCCCGCGCGGAGGCGGCACCTCGATCGCCGGGCAGGCGACAGGAACGGGTGTAGTCCTGGACTTCACCCGCCACATGAACCGTCTCCTCTCCCTCGACCCCTCGTCGCGCACCGCCGTCGTCCAGCCCGGCCTCGTGCTCGACCGGCTCCAGGAGGCCGCCGCCCCGCACGGACTCCGTTTCGGCCCCGACCCCTCCACCCACAGCCGCTGCACGCTCGGCGGGATGATCGGGAACAACTCCTGCGGCTCGCACTCGGTGGCCTGGGGGACGACCGCGGACAGCGTGCGTGAGCTGGACGTCGTCACCGCGCGGGGGCGTCGGCTGCGGCCGGGCAGGGGCTGGGCCGGGGCACCGGAGGGGCTGCGGGCGCTGGTGGAGGGCGAGCTGGCGCTGCTGCGGACCGGATATCCGGAACTGCCGCGCCGTATCTCCGGATACGCGCTGGACGCGCTGCTCCCGGAGAACGGCGCCGACGTGGCCCGCTCCTTCTGCGGCTCCGAGGGCACGCTCGGGGTGCTGACCGAGGCGGTCGTGGACCTGGTGGCCGCGCCACGCGCGCGTGCCCTCGCGGTCCTCGGCTACGTCGACGAGGGCGCCGCCGCCGAAGCCGCGGCCGGGCTGCTGCCGTACGGCCCGCTCACGGTGGAGGGCATGGCCGCCGACCTCGTGCCCTCGGCGGTCGCGCTGCCCGGGGGCGGTGCCTGGCTGTTCGTGGAGACGGGCGGGGAGTCGGCCGCGGAGGCACGCGCGCGTGCGGAGGAGATCGTGCGGGCCGCCGATGTCGTGGACGCTCTCGTCGTCACCGACCCGGCCGGACAGCGCGCCCTGTGGCGGATCCGCGAGGACGCCAGCGGTACGGCGACCCGGATGCCGGACGGCAGCGAGGCCTGGCCCGGCTGGGAGGACTGCGCGGTGCCGCCCGCCCGGCTCGGCCCGTATCTGCGGGACTTCCGCGCCCTGCTGACCGCACACGGGCTGCGCGGCACGCCGTACGGCCACTTCGGGGACGGCTGCATCCACGTCCGGATCGACTTCGACCTGCTCACGTCGGCGGGCGTCGGCCGCTTCCGGCGCTTCTCCGAGGAACTGGCCGATCTGGTCGTGGCCCACGGCGGCTCGCTGTCCGGGGAGCACGGGGACGGACAGGCACGGGCGGAGCTGCTCCCGAGGATGTACGGCTCGGAGTTGGTGGGCCTGTTCGAGCGGGCCAAGGCGGCATGGGACCCGGACGACCTGCTGAACCCGGGCATGCTGGTCCGCCCGGCCCCCCTCGACGCGAACCTCCGCTTCTCGGTCCTCCCGCGCGAGCCGGTGGACGTGGCCTTCGGCTACCCCGCGGACGGCGGCGACTTCTCCGCAGCCGTCCGCCGCTGCGTAGGCGTGGCCAAATGCCGTACGACCTCGGCGACCGGCCCCGCCGTCATGTGCCCCTCCTTCCGCGCGACGGGCGAGGAGGAGCACTCCACGCGCGGGCGCGCTCGTCTGCTGCACGAGATGCTCGCGGGCGAGGTGGTGACCGACGGCTGGCGCTCCCCGGAGGTCCGCGACGCGCTCGACCTGTGCCTGTCCTGCAAGGGCTGCCGCTCGGACTGCCCGGTCGGCGTCGACATGGCCACGTACAAGGCGGAGTTCCTGCACCACCACTACGCCGGACGCCGCCGCCCGGCCGCCCACTACTCGATGGGGTGGCTGCCGGTGTGGCTGCGGTGGGTTGCGGCGGCGAGGGCGGCGGGGATGGTCAACGCCCTTGCTTCCGTGAGGGTGTTGGCGTCCCTGGGCAAGCGGCTGGGCGGGATCGCGGCGGAGCGGGAGATCCCGCGGGTGGCGGGGGAGACGTTCAGCCGCTGGTGGCGGAGGAGGGCTCCGAGGGGTGCTGCCGATGGCCCTCTGGTGATCCTGTGGCCGGACACCTTCACCGAGCATCTCTCGCCCGCGGTGGGCCGTTCGGCGGTACGGGTGCTGGAGGCGGCGGGCTTGCGGGTGGCGTTGCCACCGACGCTGCGGCTGCGGGGGCGGCCGGTGGGGGACGGCCGTACGCGATCGGCGGCGTCCTTGCTCTTCGCGCGCCGGAGCCGGGTCTGTTGCGGCCTGACGTACGTCTCCACGGGCCAGTTGGACCGCGCCCGCACGGTCCTGCGCCGGACGCTGGACCTCCTGGAGCCGGTACTGGCAACGGATGCGTATGTGACGGTCCTGGAGCCGAGTTGCGCGGCAGCCCTGCGCATGGACCTGCCGGAGCTGCTGCACGACGACCCCCGCGCGGGTGCTCTGGCGGCAAGGGTTCTGACCTTCGCGGAGACGCTGGAGCGACTGGCCCCGGAGTGGAATCCACCCCTTCTGGACCGCCCGATCACCGGCCAGACCCACTGCCACCAGCACGCGGTCCTGGGCGACACCGCCGACCGCCGACTGCGTCAAGCCGCTCGCCTCTCCGGCGACCTGACGGGCGGCTGCTGCGGCCTCGCCGGGAACTTCGGCTTCGAGAAAGGGCACTTCGAGGTGTCGAAGGCGTGCGCCGAAGAGCAGTTGCTGCCCGCGGTGCGTGCGGCGGGCGAGGACGCGGTGGTCCTGGCGGACGGCTTCTCCTGCCGGACCCAGCTGGAGCAGTTGGCGGGGGTGCGGGGGCGGCATCTGGCGGAGGTGCTGGCGGAGGGGCTGGGGGATGGGGATGAGGCGGGGCGATTTTCAGCCCGTCCGGCGTTTGAGGACGAGGCCCCTTAAGGGCCGATCGGGGGTCTGGGGGCTGAGTCCCCAGGGATGGGACGGGTAAGGGCGGCGGGGGCGAAGAAGACTAGCCGGGGGCGGGCGGAGCTGACCGTCTAGCCTGAGCAAGATCAGCAACCCAAGGAGCCTCGACCATGCCCCTGCGCCTTCAGTCCATCAGCCGTGAGCAGCACCTGGCGTTCGTCGCGGCGCGGGCTTCCGCCAGCCATATGCAGGTCCCGTCCTGGGGCGATGTGAAGCCGGACTGGCGGGCGGAGAGCCTGGGCTGGATCGATGAGGAGGGGCGGCTGGTGGGCGCGGGCCTGGTGCTCTTCCGCCCGCTGCCGAAGCTGAAGAAGTACCTCGCCTATCTGCCCGAGGGCCCGGTGATCGACTGGGACGCTCCGGACCTGGCCGAGCGGTGGCTGGAGCCGATGCTCGGGTATCTGAAGACGCGGGGTGCCTTCTCGGTGAAGATGGGCCCGCCGGTGGTGCTGCGGCGCTGGAGCGCCGAGGCCGTGAAGGCGGCCATCGCCGACCCGGCGGCGCTGCGGCTGCGGGACGCGGAGGCGACGTCGTACGAGCCGCGGGCCTTCGACATCGCGGACCGGCTGCGCCGCATGGGCTGGCAGCAGACCGAGCCGGGCGGCGAGGACGGCTTCGCGGCCGGGCAGCCGCGCTACGTCTTCCAGGTGCCCTTCGCCGGACGGCCGCTGGAGGACATCCACCGCGGCCTGAACCAGCAGTGGCGGCGCAACATCAAGAAGGCCGAGAAGGCGGGCGTGAAGGTGGTGCGCGGAGGCTACGAGGACCTCTCGGCCTTCTACGACCTGTACGCGGAGACGGCCGAGCGGGACAGGTTCCTCCCGCGCCCGCTGCCGTACTTCCAGCGGATGTGGAGCGCGCTGAACGCCGAGGACCCCGACCGTATGCGGCTGTACCTCGCCCACCACGAGGGCGACGTACTGTCGGCGGCCACCATGATCACCGTCGGAGAGCATGTGTGGTACTCCTACGGCGCCTCCACCAGCCGTAAGCGCGAGGTGCAGCCGAACAACGCGATGCAGTGGCGCATGATGTGCGATGCGCACGATCTCGGCGCCGCCGTCTACGACCTGCGCGGCATCACCGACACCCTCCAGGACTCCAACCACCTCCTCGGCCTGCTCCGCTTCAAGGTCGGCACGGGCGGTCAGGCCGTGGAGTACCTGGGCGAGTGGGACTTCCCGCTGAACCGCCTGCTGCACAAGGCGCTGGACCTGTACATGGCGCGCCGCTGACCTCTTTGACGCCTGGGCGCGCTTCTCACTCCGTGGGACAGCTCCTAAACGGGTTCACACACCTGACTGAGTCCATTACCCTGAACTCGGAAGTACATCGTGATGCACGAACCCGAGCCCCAGGACCGCCAGTGAGCACCCCCGACACCGCCGTCTCCGCCCCTGCCGCCGCTTCCGTGCCGGTCGGCGCGCCGCGCCGCTGGGGCTCGCTCGGTCCGGTCGGCCTGGTCTTCGCCGGCGGGATCTCGGTGCAGTTCGGCGGCGCGCTCGCGGTGAGCCTGATGCCGAGGGCGGGCGCACTGGGCGTGGTGACGCTACGGCTGCTGGTGGCGGCGCTGGTCCTGCTCGTGGTCTGCCGCCCCCGCCTGCGCGGCCACTCCCGCACGGACTGGGGGACGGTCGTGGTCTTCGGCATCACCATGGCCGCGATGAACGGCCTCTTCTACCAGTCGGTGGCCCGCATCCCGCTGGGCACGGCAGTGACGCTGGAGGTGCTGGGCCCGCTGGCGCTGTCGGTCCTGGCGTCGCGCAGAGCGATCAATCTGGTCTGGGCCGGTCTGGCCCTGGCGGGCGTCTTCCTCCTGGGCGGGGGCGGCTTCAGCAGCCTGGACGTGGCGGGTGTCGCCTTCGCCCTGAGCGCGGGTGCGATGTGGGCGGCGTACATCGTCTTCAGCGCCCGCACGGGCCGCCGCTTCCCCCAGGCCGACGGTCTGGCGCTGGCCATGGCGGTGGCGGCGGTGCTGTTCCTGCCCCTGGGCGTGGTGGAGTCGGGCACAAAGCTTCTGGACCCGGTGACGATCGCCCTGGGCGCGGCGGTGGCGATCCTCTCCTCGGTGCTCCCGTACACCCTCGAACTCCTGGCGCTGCGCCGCCTCCCCGCGTCCACCTTCGCCATCCTCATGTCCCTGGAACCCGCCATCGCGGCAACAGCAGGCTTCCTCATCCTCGACCAGGCCCTCTCCACCACCGAGGCCCTGGCCATCGCCCTGGTCATCGCGGCAAGCATGGGAGCGGTCCGCACCCAGGTGGGCCGAGGCAAGGCAAAGGCCCCGGGCGTGGCACCCGAGGCCTGACGGCTGCCGTACGTCCTATGCGGGCAGAGCGTGCAACTGCTCGCCGTGCAGGGCGAAGACGTGCTTGCCGTCCGTGGCCACCAGCCAGGAGTGGTAGTCGCCGGACTTGTCGTTGAACGTCCAGAGCAGGTTGCCGGTCTTGGCGTCGATGGCGTGTACGCCGCCCTGTTTGTCGAGGTCGGTGGCGGCGTAGAGGGTGCTGCCCGCCTTGACGAACTGCTGGGGCTCCTGGACCTCCGCGTCGGCCAGGGACTTGGACTGCCAGATCTCCTTGCCGGTCTGTGGATCCACGGCCCAGAGCGTTGTGCTGCTGTCCGCGACGTAGAGCACGTCCTCCAGGACGGCCGGCGCCTTGAACGAGGTGTACTTCTGGGTCTCCAGGGACCACTTCTCGGTCCCGTCGGAGAGGTTGAAGGCCTGGAGCTTCTCGCGCTGCGGGATGATCACCAGGCCCTCGTGCACGGCGAAGAAGCCCCAGTTCGTCAGCTCCGTCTTCTGCGTCCACACCTGCTGGCCGGTGGCGGTGTCGCGCACCGTGAGGTTCTTCTTGAAGTCGGTGTAGACGAGGAAACGGCCCTGCACGACGGCGTGCACACCGTTTTCCCGAGTGCCGAGGTCCCGCTGCTCCTTCCACGCCACCTTGCCCGTGCTGCTGTTGAGCGCGGCGATCACGTTGGTGTGGGACGAGTAGTCGTCCTCGAGGACCTCGGCGATGACGTACACCTGCTTCTCGTCCACCGCGACCGGCTTGGGCTGCCGGTACTCCTTGCCCAGGTGGCTGCGCCAGGTCTCCTTGCCCGAGGCCGGGTCGTACCCGCGGACCGTCCCGTCGTACATGCCGCTGGCCAGGTACAGCGTGCCGTTGCCGAGCAGGAGCGGCGCACCGGGTGTCGCCCCGTCCTCCTGGGACCACCGCTCCTTGCCGGTCGCCGCGTCGAGGCCGGTGAGCGGGTCACCGGTGGCTATGACGACGCCGGCCGTGGCCACGAGTTCGTCGTTGTCCCCGTAGGTCTGCGCCGAGGTCGACTTCGTCCACAGCGGCTTGGGCGCCTGTCCGTCCTCGGTCGCGGCCCCCTTGGACGGGGTGCGGCCGGCCGGCGTCTCGGAGCCGTCGCCGACGACCGCGTCCTCCTCACGGCAGCCGACGGCTCCGACCCCCAGCGCCGCCAGCGCGAGCGAGCCCCCGGCCAGCCGCAACACCCGTCGCCGGTCGGGCCTCTCGTCCGAGCTGTTGTGATTCCTCGACATGCCGTGATCCCCCGTGGAGTAGTGCGAGCAGTGGAGTGGGTCCTGCGGTGGGGAACGGTAACCGCCGTCCGACGGCAACCGTCACCTCGGGACTCGACAGGGACAACACTGTGAAACAGCCAGTACGTTGATCGCGTAGAACTGGGCCTTATGTCAGGCCTTCTCGTCCGGCTCGCGATCATCGTCGCAAGCCTTATGGCAGTCGCGTTCGTCATCAGCATCGTTCTCCTGGTTCTGGCGGAGGCGGACGCGGACAACTCCGCCTACGGATATCTCGCACTCTTTCTCTGGTTCGGGATCGTCGCCGCGATCCCGGTCCTGCTGGCCCTCGCCATCCCCGGTGTCGTCATGACACGGCGCGCACGCCGACAGGGGGGACGCAGGGACCACTAGGCGGCGAGCATGACGGGCGCGGTCCGGGTGGACTGCTGCGTCTGCTGCGTCTGCTGCTTCGCGGGGCGGGTGGCGAAGACGCAGAGGCGCAGGACCAGGAAGCGGGCGACTCCGGCGAGGGCGGAGGCGCTGAGGTAGACGATTTGTTCGGTCAGCATTCCGGCGGTGGGCTGTACCAGGTGCAGGACCGTGACGGCGAGGCTGGTGGCCAGGTAGGCGGCGGTGGCCGAACCCGCCGACTGCCAGTGCTCCCGCCATCCGGCGCGACGGCCCTTGCCGAAGGTGAAGCGGGCGTGCAGTTCGGTGCAGAGGAGGGTGGAGGCGATGGTGATCAGCGCGTTCGCGACCACCCACGGCAGCGCCGCAGCCAGCAGCGCCACGGCGACGCTGGAGACGATTCCGACGCCGCCCCCGAGAACCACGAACCGTACGAAGGAGGCGACCGGGCCAGGGCCGGCCTGAGTCGCCGCCTCGGACTTCGCTGAACGTGTCGAAGAGGAGAGCGGCGACTTCATGGCGGCGTCCTTTCCAGGTGGTGGGTGGGGCGTCGTTCAGAGGCTGGCGGCGGTGATGTCGCCGTAGCTGGTGGTGGCGCGGAAAGTGAGACCGGTTTCGCCGTTGTTCTTCAGCGAGTTGCTGATCCGGCCGTATCCGGTCCCGGCGTCCAGCGCGGCGGAGACGCCACGCGCGGCGCCGAGGGTGATGTCGCCCTGCTCGGTGCGCAGGGTGACGGTGCCGGTGGCGGCCTCGGCGATACGGAGGTTGCCGCGCTGGGTGCGGAGTTCGGCGGGCCCGTTGAGCCGGCCGACGCTGATGTCACCGTCGGCGAGGGTGAGTTGGACGGTGGCGGCCTCGTCGAGCTTGACCGGGCCCTGGGCGCTGTCGTAGGTGACGTCACCGAGGCGCCCGACACCGCGCAGTTCGGCGGCGGCGGTGGTCGCCTGGACGGCGGAGCCGGCAGGCAACTGGACGGTGACCTCGACGGACCCGCTCGGCCCGAGGAGGCGGTTGTTGCCCTCCGGCATCTCGATCTTCAGCACGCCTTCGCCGTAGCTGACCTCGACCTGCTTGGCCGCCTTCACGTCACGGTTCTTGGACGGGTCGGCGGGGCGGATCTCAACGGTGGTGTCGGTGCGGTCGGCGGCGATGAGCTGGATACGGCCGGCGGGGATGTTCAGGACGGTGGAGATGGAGGAGGGGGTGTCGAACTTCTGCATCGTGAGCTCCTGCGGTTGCGTTGTCGCTTTTTCCGATGAAGGAAAAGCTACGTTGCGTTCGAGGTTCCGGCAACAAGGTTGTTGCGCATGGAACGCATCACCGCAGGTGAATGCAGGAAAATCGTTGCAATGGTTTGTGATTCAATGCAACGAAGGTCGACTGTTCATTGCAATGAGATGGGCGTGAACGCACTGAGGGCCGCCCACTTCAAGGAAGTGGACGGCCCTCAGAGGGAGCGAGCGACTCTAGGCGGCGGCTCGCCTCCGTGGGGAGGCGGGCCAACCCCTTGACCTCATCCGATGGCGATGCGTGTCAGCCAGAAGTCGTGGGCGCCGTAGACCTGAACCGGGTTCCCGCTGAGGCCGGTCCTGCCACCCGCATAGAACCCGACGGAGCCATCGGCCCGAATCGCCCAGATGTCGGGGATCGCATCCCCGTTGGTGTCCGGGATACCGACCAGCATGGGCACGGCGCTGCGGGTCCAGCCGGAGGCGGCGTACTCGTGGTCCGCGCCGCCGGATGAATTGGCCGCGGTGGCGAGTGAGTTGGGGTCGACGCCGCCGCTCGATGCCGCGATGCCCTTGCGCAGCAGCAGCCTGCCGGAGACGTCGCTGCGGAAGAGAAGGTCGGCGATGCCGTCTCCGGAGACGTCCTGGACGCTGACGATGTCCCGGTCCTCCCAGGAGGAGGCGATCAGCCGGATCGCCTGGTCGACGGTGGCGCCGTGGTAGCCGGTGAAGGCCCACAATTCGTCGTCGGTGCCGTTGTCGACGGTCGCGAGGAAGTCGGTGCGGCCGTCGCCGGTGATGTCGCCTGCGGCCACGATCTGCGTGAAGCTCGCGGGACTGGGTGCGCTGTCGGGCAGGAGGATTTCCTGGCGCTTGTCGGTGTTGACGGCGCCGTATCCGTCGCCGGGATAGACCCACAGTTTGCCGCTGACGCGGACGACGAGGTCCTGGAGGCCGTCGCCACCGGTGATGTCGCCGTTGTGCGTGATGAGCGCACCCTTGAAGTGGCCGCTCGATGCAGCGACATAAGGCGGGAGGTCGTCCCCGTTGGGGTCCTTGTCCGGGTTGGCTCGGTAGGCGCCGGGCATGGAGAAGTCCAGGTCGCCAGTTCCCTTGGTGAGCGCCGTGTCCGACTGGGAGGGGTAGAGCGCGAGGTTTCCGGCCGCGGTGACGACCATCATGTCGGGGAGTTTGTCGCCGGTGAAGTCGCCTGAGGTATCGGCCTGGTCGCGAGGGGTGACGTAGAAGAGGTACTTCGTCGGTTCCGAGACGTTGTCGGAGGTGTCGACGGTCCGCACGTACAGCACGTTGGGGCCGGCGCTCGGCGGCTTGGCGTCATTGATGGTGGCGGTCACCGTGGTGGCGGATCCGGGCACCCGGCTGACGGAGCCCGTGTAGGAGGGCGAGTTGAAGCCGTACTCGTAGCGCTTGACGTCCGTGTTGACGGCGCGGAACGTGAAGGAACCGGGCGTGCCGAACTTCTTGGCGCTCCAGATGGCGTCCTCGGCGCCGCTGCCGAAGCCGTCCTCGCTGGCGTCAGCATTCGGGTAGTCGGTCGAGGTGACCTTGGGAGGCCTCGGCGCGGTGGTGTCCAGAACGAACCGGCACGGCGCCTTCTTCGGGTAGTAGCCCGACGAACTCTCCGCGTCGTCGACCGCCCGGACCCGCCAGGAGTACGTGGCGCCGCTCTTGAGCTTGCTGGTGGCGAACCCCGAAGTCGTCACCAGGGCTTCGCCGCTGCCGTTGGCAACGTACTTCTTGCCGGTAGACCCGAGCAGGTCACCAGTGGTCTTCCACTGATGCAGCTCCCAGAGGTCGAAGTCGAAGTAGTCGAGGTTCTTGTCCTTGTCCGTGGCCTTGGCGGTGAAGGTGAGATCGCCGGAACCCATGCGGACGTACGGCTTGGTGGTGGTGCACTTGCCGTCCGGACCGAGGTCCAGAGAGTTGGAGACGATCGCGGGCTTTCGGTTGTACTCCAGCCGCAGGGTGGGCCCGAAGTCACCGTTGGCCTGGAACTTCTTCCAGGCGTACTGGGAGTTCTCGTCGCGGGCGCGCATGCCGAACGTGATGAGATCCTCGCCCTCGTCGGCCGCCTCCTGGGCACCCTTCTTCACGTCGAACGACTCGTAGTCATCGCCACAACTGGACTTGTAGCCGTGGGCGAAGCTCTTGGTGGCCAGCTTGTTGCCGTCGTGAAGCCTGGGGGCGTTGTCCCAGTTGGTGTGGGAGTTGATCGCCCCGGTGAGGTGCACGCTGACGCTGCGCGGGCTGCAAGACCAGGCGTAGCGCTCCAGCACCGTCAGCTTCGCCTTGGTGATCTTCGTGCCCTTGAGGTCCGGGTCGAAGCTGATGTTGAAGAACGAGCGGGAGGTGCCCCAGGTGTCCGACTCGAACCCGACGCGGGCCTCGTGCGTGCCGCCCTTGTTGAAGTCCTTGCCGTTGAAGAAGGTGGCCTTGGGGTGACGGTCGTAGGCCGTGGTCCAGTCCTGGGTGTGCTTGGTGAACGCGGGGTCGATGAACACCGGGTACGTCGTCGCCGGATCGGCCAGGAAGTCCTGGTCGGGGGTGAGCGTCCACTCTCCCGCACCCAGGTCGGCCTCGACGAGGTCACCCCGGGAGTCGGGGGACGGCCCGTTGAGGGAGGCCAGGCTCAGTGTCGAGGCCGCACCGGTCTGCGAAGGCTCCGGGGTCGGCTCGGGCGGCGCCGAGGGAAGCGGGGAATCCGACACGGTGGGCTCGGGACCGTCGCTCGCGGACGGCAGATCCTCTACGTCGGTGTCGCTCTGCTCGTCCGTTTCGACGGGCAGTTCTTC from Streptomyces davaonensis JCM 4913 encodes the following:
- the serC gene encoding phosphoserine transaminase, with the protein product MAEIQIPADIKPADGRFGAGPSKVRTEALDALAATGTSLLGTSHRQAPVKNLVGQVREGISELFSLPEGYEVVLGNGGSTAFWDVATHGLIENKSQHLNFGEFSSKFAKASKLAPWLAEPTVIASDPGTHPEPQAEAGVDVYAFTHNETSTGVAMPIKRVAGADEGSLVLVDATSGAGGLPVDIAETDVYYFAPQKSFASDGGLWIGVFSPAAIERAERVHASGRHVPEFFSLPTAIDNSRKNQTYNTPALATLFLLNQQLEWINGQGGLAWSTARTKDSSTRLYGWAEESKYATPFVTDAAKRSQVIGTIDFSDEIDAAAVAKALRANGIVDTEPYRKLGRNQLRIAMFPAIDPADVEALTKCVDYVIEKL
- a CDS encoding FAD-binding and (Fe-S)-binding domain-containing protein, which gives rise to MTNPGTDLEADLRKSVRGDVGFGATARALVTMDASNYRRVPLGVVAPCDADDVAAVLQVCRTHGVPVVPRGGGTSIAGQATGTGVVLDFTRHMNRLLSLDPSSRTAVVQPGLVLDRLQEAAAPHGLRFGPDPSTHSRCTLGGMIGNNSCGSHSVAWGTTADSVRELDVVTARGRRLRPGRGWAGAPEGLRALVEGELALLRTGYPELPRRISGYALDALLPENGADVARSFCGSEGTLGVLTEAVVDLVAAPRARALAVLGYVDEGAAAEAAAGLLPYGPLTVEGMAADLVPSAVALPGGGAWLFVETGGESAAEARARAEEIVRAADVVDALVVTDPAGQRALWRIREDASGTATRMPDGSEAWPGWEDCAVPPARLGPYLRDFRALLTAHGLRGTPYGHFGDGCIHVRIDFDLLTSAGVGRFRRFSEELADLVVAHGGSLSGEHGDGQARAELLPRMYGSELVGLFERAKAAWDPDDLLNPGMLVRPAPLDANLRFSVLPREPVDVAFGYPADGGDFSAAVRRCVGVAKCRTTSATGPAVMCPSFRATGEEEHSTRGRARLLHEMLAGEVVTDGWRSPEVRDALDLCLSCKGCRSDCPVGVDMATYKAEFLHHHYAGRRRPAAHYSMGWLPVWLRWVAAARAAGMVNALASVRVLASLGKRLGGIAAEREIPRVAGETFSRWWRRRAPRGAADGPLVILWPDTFTEHLSPAVGRSAVRVLEAAGLRVALPPTLRLRGRPVGDGRTRSAASLLFARRSRVCCGLTYVSTGQLDRARTVLRRTLDLLEPVLATDAYVTVLEPSCAAALRMDLPELLHDDPRAGALAARVLTFAETLERLAPEWNPPLLDRPITGQTHCHQHAVLGDTADRRLRQAARLSGDLTGGCCGLAGNFGFEKGHFEVSKACAEEQLLPAVRAAGEDAVVLADGFSCRTQLEQLAGVRGRHLAEVLAEGLGDGDEAGRFSARPAFEDEAP
- a CDS encoding lipid II:glycine glycyltransferase FemX: MPLRLQSISREQHLAFVAARASASHMQVPSWGDVKPDWRAESLGWIDEEGRLVGAGLVLFRPLPKLKKYLAYLPEGPVIDWDAPDLAERWLEPMLGYLKTRGAFSVKMGPPVVLRRWSAEAVKAAIADPAALRLRDAEATSYEPRAFDIADRLRRMGWQQTEPGGEDGFAAGQPRYVFQVPFAGRPLEDIHRGLNQQWRRNIKKAEKAGVKVVRGGYEDLSAFYDLYAETAERDRFLPRPLPYFQRMWSALNAEDPDRMRLYLAHHEGDVLSAATMITVGEHVWYSYGASTSRKREVQPNNAMQWRMMCDAHDLGAAVYDLRGITDTLQDSNHLLGLLRFKVGTGGQAVEYLGEWDFPLNRLLHKALDLYMARR
- a CDS encoding EamA family transporter — its product is MSTPDTAVSAPAAASVPVGAPRRWGSLGPVGLVFAGGISVQFGGALAVSLMPRAGALGVVTLRLLVAALVLLVVCRPRLRGHSRTDWGTVVVFGITMAAMNGLFYQSVARIPLGTAVTLEVLGPLALSVLASRRAINLVWAGLALAGVFLLGGGGFSSLDVAGVAFALSAGAMWAAYIVFSARTGRRFPQADGLALAMAVAAVLFLPLGVVESGTKLLDPVTIALGAAVAILSSVLPYTLELLALRRLPASTFAILMSLEPAIAATAGFLILDQALSTTEALAIALVIAASMGAVRTQVGRGKAKAPGVAPEA
- a CDS encoding PQQ-binding-like beta-propeller repeat protein — encoded protein: MSRNHNSSDERPDRRRVLRLAGGSLALAALGVGAVGCREEDAVVGDGSETPAGRTPSKGAATEDGQAPKPLWTKSTSAQTYGDNDELVATAGVVIATGDPLTGLDAATGKERWSQEDGATPGAPLLLGNGTLYLASGMYDGTVRGYDPASGKETWRSHLGKEYRQPKPVAVDEKQVYVIAEVLEDDYSSHTNVIAALNSSTGKVAWKEQRDLGTRENGVHAVVQGRFLVYTDFKKNLTVRDTATGQQVWTQKTELTNWGFFAVHEGLVIIPQREKLQAFNLSDGTEKWSLETQKYTSFKAPAVLEDVLYVADSSTTLWAVDPQTGKEIWQSKSLADAEVQEPQQFVKAGSTLYAATDLDKQGGVHAIDAKTGNLLWTFNDKSGDYHSWLVATDGKHVFALHGEQLHALPA
- a CDS encoding GtrA family protein codes for the protein MKSPLSSSTRSAKSEAATQAGPGPVASFVRFVVLGGGVGIVSSVAVALLAAALPWVVANALITIASTLLCTELHARFTFGKGRRAGWREHWQSAGSATAAYLATSLAVTVLHLVQPTAGMLTEQIVYLSASALAGVARFLVLRLCVFATRPAKQQTQQTQQSTRTAPVMLAA
- a CDS encoding DUF4097 family beta strand repeat-containing protein, yielding MQKFDTPSSISTVLNIPAGRIQLIAADRTDTTVEIRPADPSKNRDVKAAKQVEVSYGEGVLKIEMPEGNNRLLGPSGSVEVTVQLPAGSAVQATTAAAELRGVGRLGDVTYDSAQGPVKLDEAATVQLTLADGDISVGRLNGPAELRTQRGNLRIAEAATGTVTLRTEQGDITLGAARGVSAALDAGTGYGRISNSLKNNGETGLTFRATTSYGDITAASL